One region of Camelina sativa cultivar DH55 chromosome 6, Cs, whole genome shotgun sequence genomic DNA includes:
- the LOC109125292 gene encoding uncharacterized protein LOC109125292: MQTVSSHNQISEATPLAPVKKAKNVIDSPVRRSPRKKKESVSKENQKCKLLDIIGENRVVAEGRWSSNNPDQVVHCAPLGPNAVRVWVDVVKVNDAAVWRRTSAIECMEDAIGTTLAWPEDKVVMV; the protein is encoded by the exons ATGCAAACAGTCTCATCTCATAATCAGATATCTGAAGCAACTCCTTTAGCCCCTGTCAAGAAAGCTAAAAATGTTATAGACTCACCTGTTCGGAGATCGCCG CGTAAAAAGAAAGAGTCAGTTAGCAAGGAAAATCAGAAGTGCAAATTGTTGGATATTATCGGGGAGAATCGGGTTGTTGCTGAAGGACGTTGGTCTTCAAACAATCCAGACCAAGTTGTCCATTGTGCTCCATTGGGACCTAATGCAGTACGCGTTTGGGTAGATGTGGTGAAGGTTAATGATGCCGCTGTTTGGAGGCGTACTTCTGCTATCGAGTGTATGGAAGATGCAATTGGTACAACACTCGCATGGCCAGAGGACAAAGTGGTAATGGTTTGA
- the LOC104791509 gene encoding transcription repressor OFP18-like, with product MVRKMKLPFLNKNDTSSSSFSSSSSSSSSSWPWPSCHQQNPKTTSSRASVIVNKPKHVDESEPPPRSFSSSSSYSSFSSTSHVMENQPEIESIENVIKGLKPSKRLIFEQRGASNSILDDATKREDLEEEEEEGFMLLSLETNDPYSDFKNSMEKMVEAHALHHDWKSLEKLLFWFLKVNAKTSHRYIFAAFVDLVLNFAVVPSKDVAGEPSSDVVVEDSLSSSWPISLYTSDSSSDETSSTFVRLLLETSRGEKSRGVCCLSSLFDLEEKINPNG from the coding sequence atggTAAGGAAAATGAAACTCCCATTCCTAAACAAGAACgacacatcatcttcttcattttcttcaagttcatcatcttcttcatcttcatggcCATGGCCTTCTTGTcatcaacaaaaccctaaaacaacaTCTTCAAGAGCTTCCGTAATCGTTAACAAACCTAAACATGTCGACGAATCCGAACCACCACCGAGaagcttctcctcctcctcctcatactcctccttctcctccaccaGCCACGTCATGGAAAATCAGCCGGAGATAGAGTCTATAGAGAATGTGATTAAAGGGCTAAAACCATCGAAAAGACTCATCTTCGAACAGAGAGGAGCATCGAACTCTATACTCGATGACGCTACCAAGAGAgaagatcttgaagaagaagaggaagaaggctTCATGCTCTTGTCCTTGGAAACAAACGATCCTTACTCTGATTTCAAGAACTCAATGGAAAAGATGGTTGAAGCACACGCTCTTCATCATGACTGGAAAAGCCTCGAGAAACTTCTATTTTGGTTCTTGAAAGTGAACGCCAAGACCAGCCATAGATACATCTTCGCAGCCTTCGTCGATTTGGTGTTAAACTTTGCAGTTGTACCATCCAAAGATGTCGCCGGAGAACCTAGTTCCGACGTAGTCGTCGAGGATTCTCTTTCATCGTCGTGGCCGATCTCGTTGTACACGTCGGACTCTTCCTCCGATGAGACCTCGTCGACGTTCGTACGATTATTGCTGGAGACTTCGAGAGGCGAGAAGAGTAGGGGCGTTTGTTGTTTATCGTCGTTGTTTGACTTAGAAGAGAAGATTAATCCAAATGGTTAA
- the LOC104791508 gene encoding transcription repressor OFP15-like: MKIPFLNKSFSSSCYSSSDSSSWGWPSCHQNPRTQSFRVNTTAINPTDDVEEEEKEKEDEEEKGDEEEEEKEQENGEEEEKGEEEDEEEEEPLPAIISSSSSSSSIDAIEELPETESIENVIKGIQLSKRFIFEHKGESNSILEEMRNKDSCSCPWNPSTFSLISSGSWWRWLRYTRFIAATSKCIVKTTE; the protein is encoded by the coding sequence atgaAAATCCCATTTTTAAACAAGAGTTTTTCATCATCATGTTATTCAAGTTCAGATTCATCATCATGGGGATGGCCTTCTTGTCACCAAAATCCTAGAACACAATCATTCAGAGTCAATACCACCGCAATCAACCCTACTGACGAcgtggaagaggaggagaaggagaaggaggacGAGGAAGAAAAGGGggatgaggaagaggaggagaaggagcagGAAAATGGAGAGGAGGAGGAAAAAGGGGAAGAggaggacgaggaagaggaagagccGCTTCCTGCAAtcatctcctcctcttcctcatcctcctccatcGATGCCATTGAAGAGCTGCCGGAGACCGAGTCCATAGAGAATGTGATCAAAGGGATACAATTATCAAAAAGATTCATCTTTGAACATAAAGGAGAATCAAACTCTATTCTCGAAGAGATGAGGAACAAGGATTCATGCTCTTGCCCTTGGAATCCATCTACATTTTCTCTAATTTCAAGTGGTTCATGGTGGAGGTGGTTGCGGTACACTCGCTTCATCGCGGCTACATCCAAATGTATCGTGAAGACTACTGAATAG
- the LOC104791511 gene encoding ubiquitin-conjugating enzyme E2 variant 1D isoform X2 has product MTLGSGGSSVVVPRNFRLLEELERGEKGIGDGTVSYGMDDGDDIYMRSWTGTIIGPHNTVHEGRIYQLKLFCDKDYPEKPPTVRFHSRVNMGCVNHETGVVEPKKFGLLANWQREYTMEDILTQLKKEMATSHNRKLVQPPEGTCF; this is encoded by the exons ATGACTCTTGGCTCAGGAGGATCTAGTGTTGTTG TTCCGAGGAATTTCCGGTTGTTGGAGGAGCTTGAACGTGGTGAGAAAGGTATTGGAGATGGAACCGTGAGCTATGGCATGGATGATGGAGATGACATCTATATGCGTTCTTGGACTGGCACCATCATCGGTCCTCACAAC ACTGTTCATGAAGGTAGAATCTATCAGTTGAAGCTCTTTTGTGACAAAGATTACCCTGAGAAACCTCCAACTGTCCGGTTCCATTCACGTGTTAACATGGGTTGTGTCAACCACGAAACAGGAGTG gTGGAACCTAAGAAATTTGGGCTTCTTGCAAACTGGCAAAGAGAGTACACAATGGAGGATATACTGACACAGCTGAAGAAGGAGATGGCCACGTCGCATAACCGTAAGCTTGTTCAACCTCCAGAAGGTACTTGCTTCTAG
- the LOC104791511 gene encoding ubiquitin-conjugating enzyme E2 variant 1D isoform X1, whose protein sequence is MTLGSGGSSVVVPRNFRLLEELERGEKGIGDGTVSYGMDDGDDIYMRSWTGTIIGPHNVTVHEGRIYQLKLFCDKDYPEKPPTVRFHSRVNMGCVNHETGVVEPKKFGLLANWQREYTMEDILTQLKKEMATSHNRKLVQPPEGTCF, encoded by the exons ATGACTCTTGGCTCAGGAGGATCTAGTGTTGTTG TTCCGAGGAATTTCCGGTTGTTGGAGGAGCTTGAACGTGGTGAGAAAGGTATTGGAGATGGAACCGTGAGCTATGGCATGGATGATGGAGATGACATCTATATGCGTTCTTGGACTGGCACCATCATCGGTCCTCACAACGTA ACTGTTCATGAAGGTAGAATCTATCAGTTGAAGCTCTTTTGTGACAAAGATTACCCTGAGAAACCTCCAACTGTCCGGTTCCATTCACGTGTTAACATGGGTTGTGTCAACCACGAAACAGGAGTG gTGGAACCTAAGAAATTTGGGCTTCTTGCAAACTGGCAAAGAGAGTACACAATGGAGGATATACTGACACAGCTGAAGAAGGAGATGGCCACGTCGCATAACCGTAAGCTTGTTCAACCTCCAGAAGGTACTTGCTTCTAG
- the LOC104791512 gene encoding uncharacterized protein LOC104791512, whose product MRNTNGKRVRVEPVARMAEPVVPNRFVGRSSSTDTLSSQSSCLSTVEEVKEEVASSWVDDEEEMLDMVVVGCCRCMMYALVLQERQRCPNCKTTTHLITFD is encoded by the coding sequence ATGAGAAACACGAACGGTAAAAGAGTCAGAGTCGAGCCAGTGGCGAGAATGGCGGAGCCGGTGGTTCCTAATAGGTTTGTAGGAAGATCATCATCTACCGACACGTTATCATCGCAAAGCTCGTGCCTGTCGACGGTGGAGGAAGTGAAGGAGGAGGTTGCATCGTCGtgggttgatgatgaagaagagatgcTGGACATGGTGGTGGTGGGATGTTGCAGATGTATGATGTATGCTTTGGTCTTGCAAGAACGTCAACGTTGCCCCAACTGCAAAACCACCACCCATTTGATCACCTTTGATTAG